Part of the Wolbachia endosymbiont (group B) of Eucosma cana genome, GGATGAAGAAGTAGTAAAATCAGCAAAAGAGATGCTGAAGAAAGTAAGGAATAATGCATATGTTTCAAAAAAACTAAACGCTGTAATTGCAGCAAAAAAGTACAGTATAACGTCTGTAGCAAAAATATATTGCATTTCAAGAAAGGCACTAACTTCGTGGATAAAACTCTTGAAATTTGGCAGAGAAGAAAAACTGTTTGCTCCTCGATCACGCCGAAGAAAAACTAAATTAAATCAGGCTCAACTACAGCAAATTGAAGCATGGATAGAAGAAAACCCTAATATTACCATTAAAGAAATGAGAATAAGAATACAGGAAAAGTTCGACTTAAATATTAGCAAATCTACAGTACACCGCCATATGCAAAAGATGAAATTTTCATATATTACACCAAGACCAGTACACAACGTACAAGATAAAAGTAAACAAGAGGAATTCAAAAAAAAATCTCAATGAAGTTATTGGAAAGTATCCTGAAAAAGAGCTATTTTTCTTTGATGAATCAAGGTTTGGCACACATTCGAAAGTTGGGCATGGATGGTTTAAAAAAGGTACTAGAACTCGGGTTAAAATAAAGTTAGGTAGGCATAATTTTTATCTCTACAGTGCAGTTAATCCTAAAAATGGAGAGAGTTTTAGCTTATTTGCACCAAATGTTAACACTGATTGCATGAATATATTTCTTGAGCAAATGTTGCAATATCTAGGGACAAGAGAAGCTGTTCTTGTTATGGACTGTGCTAGTTGGCATAAGTCAAAAAATTTAAAGGTACCTAAAAACATTGAGATTATATACCTACCTCCATATTCACCTGAACTTAATCCTGTTGAGAGGCTTTGGTTATATATAAAACAGAACATTTTGCGCAATAAAATATACAGTACTATTGCTTTGCTTGAGAGCACTTTATGCAAATTTCTTACCTCTCTTGCTACTTCTACAATTAAACAACTCTGCTCTGTTTCCTATTTGACTCCACAACAATGAGAATTGGTATAACTACTGCTTCTTCTGTATCCTTTGGTACTCTATTGGCAAGTAATGGTTTGCTTTTGTTTATCTCGTATAATGCTTTTTCCCCTCCTGCTTCATACAGCTCTTTGAAGCGGTAAAATGTATCCCTTCATTACTTTACACACCTGTGATACATTTCCTAATTGCTTTGCAAGTTCTAGCAACCCCAACTTTGGTTTTAGTATTTTTTCTTGTGTTTTACTCATATCTGACACTCCTTTAAAATTTATTTATATTTTTATCTTACTTTGTTATCCTGTCAGATTAAGTCTAAACTATTACAGATAAGTATGTGTGTGCACCCACGTACACTGAAGAAGATACACTACATTTTTTGATGAATTTGATTGTTTAATAAAAAAAAAGTCTGCAGACTAAAGATAGATTTTGAGCTCTTAAAATATCTCTAATTGTAATTATAATGAGGTTGGAAATATGCGGAAGTAATTTTTATACGTTAGCTACAGTTAAAACATAATTGACTTTGCCTAGTTAATATTTCAAATTATAAAAAAGGCAAATAATTCTATGATATTGCAGGGCAAAAAAGGGTTAATAACCGGAATAATAAATAAGAGGTCAATAGCATATGGTATAGCAAAGACCCTCTCAGAACATGGAGCTGAGCTTGCAATCACTTATCAAAATGAAACAATAAAAGAAAAATTATTACCAATAGCAAATGAATTAAATGTGGAGTTAACATTACACTGTGATGTTTCAAATGAGGAAACCATAGATAATGCTTTTGAGGAAATAAAGAAAGAATGGAATACTCTTGACTTTTTGGTACATGCAATAGCATTCTCCGATAAAAATGAGCTAAATGGTAAATATGTCAATACTTCACTAAACAACTTTATTAATGCAATGCATATATCGTGCTATTCTTTTACTGCTTTAGCGCAAAGAGCGGAAAAAATGATGTTAAATGGCGGTAGTTTACTTACTTTATCTTACTATGGTGCTGAAAAAGTTATGCCAAATTATAATGTGATGGGTTTATGTAAAGCAGCACTTGAAGCAAGTGTAAAATATATAGCATGTGATCTCGGACCACAGAACGTCAGAGTAAATGCAATTTCTGCTGGTCCAATCAGAACTTTGGCATCTTCTGGAATAAGTGACTTTCACTCCATATCGGAATGGAATAGAAGTAATTCTCCACTTAGACGCAATGTTACAATAGAAGATGTTGGCAAGGCAGCACTATACTTATTAAGCGACCTGAGTAGTGGTACAACTGGAGAAATTTTACATGTTGATTCAGGGTATAATGTTGTGGGAATGAAGATAGTAGACTAATACAGTACTGCAGATGCATGTGAAGCCTGTGTTTTTTTGTTATCCGAGTAATTGACATTGGAGTCCAGTGTCAGCTACTCGAATGACAACATTTTTGTAATAGTTTAGACTTGATCTGACAGGCATGAATTAACTGACAGAAGAATCGACGAAGTCAAAACCGATATCAGAATCTATTTTAATGTTATCAATATTTTTTTGGTAAGCAATATGCATACTATCAAAAAAGGTCTGCATAGCAGTACTTACCGGAATGAGGTCTAGTTCTGTTGTAAGAATGCAGCCAATCTAACTGAAGCTCCTCCAAAGTACTATAAATCTTTTTCCTGAAGATAATATTGTAACATTCATCTTGCATAGTTCTATGAAACCTTTCACATATACCATTAGTCTGTGGAGAATAAGCTTTGGTTCTAGAATGATCAATATTTTCTACTCCCAAATATAACTGGTACGCATGATTCCCTGGTTTGCCACAATACTCTGTACCCCTATCAGTTAAAATGCGTAGCAATGGAACTTTCTGTTCATCAAAAAATGGTATATTGAGAAGATCTGCAGCTGTGATAGCAGTTTTCTCCGTATAAAGCTTAGCGAAAGCCACTCTAGAGTAGGTGTCAATAAAAGTTTGTTGATACAATACCTTTGATATTGCCTACATAATAGGTATCTTGACTACCTAAGTATCTTAAATGTGTGTCGACGTATTTATCAACATATTCATTTTAAAAATCGGATCACTTTGAAAAAAATGGTCTAGACAAATGGGTGCATTATATGGATGCTGATATTTCCGGATGTTTTGATAACATCGATCATAACGCACTGTTAGAAAAACTCAATACCACACCAACTCTAAAGAGAATTATAAAAGGATGGTTGAAAGCAGGCATTATCGAAGATAGAAAGTTTAGTCCCACCAAACGTGGCACAATTCAAGGTGGAATAATTTCTCCATTACTTGCATGTGTAGCACTATATGGACTAGAACAGAATATCAAAGAAGAGCTTAAGGAAGAACTTTTCCAATATGCGAAAAAGAAATATGGTAGGGCGTCTCGCAAGCAGGCGCAAAATTCAGTTAGTGTAATTACGTACGCCGATGATTTTGTGGTTTTACACGAGAGCGAGGAACTTGTGATGAAGGCAAAGGTTCTAATTGAAAAATGGCTAAAACCCGTTGGATTAGAATTAAAGTCATCAAAGACAAGAATTGTACATACACTGAAATCCCTAAATGGGGAAAAGCCAGGATTTGATTTTCTTGGATTTTCAATAAGGCATTATCAAACACGTCAAAATAAGAGAGGTTACAAGTAAACCAAGTCGTAAATCTATAAGTCAACACTTGTTATCTATTAAACATAAGCTTAAAGAGTTGCAAGCAGCACCACAAGAAGCTGTAATAAAAGAGCTTAATCCAATAATTAGGGGTTGGAGCCAATATTATACCTCTGTAGTCTCAAGCAAGGTCTTTAACTTATTAAGGTTGTAATAGTTTAGACTTGATCTGACAGATTAACAAAGTAAGATAAAAATATAAATAAATTTTAAAGGAGTGTCAGATATGAGTAAAACACAAGAAAAAATACTAAAACCAAAGTTGGGGTTGCTAGAACTTGCAAAGCAATTAGGAAATGTATCACAGGCGTGTAGAGTAATGAAGGGATACATTTTACCGCTTCAAAGAGCTGTATGAAACAGGAGGGGAAAAAGCATTATACGAGATAAACAAAAGCAAACCATTACTTGCCAATAGAGTACCAAAGGATACAGAAGAAGCAGTAGTTAGTAGAGTTTCCAGCATATGGACAAGAAAGAGCAGCTAATGAATTAAAGAAAAAAGGAATTCTAATATCTGCTAGCGGCATAAGGTCAATATGGCAAACTCGAAAATTTTAAAAAGAGATTGAAAGCCCTGGAAGCAAAGGTGGTCCAAGACGGTATAATTTTAACTATAATGCACCCATTTGTCTAGACCATTTTTTTCAAAGTGATCCGATTTTTAAAATGAATATGTTGATAAATACGTCGACACACATTTAAAGTATTTATCAATATATTCATTTACTGTTTATGATAATAAAGATCAGCAGGAACTTTATAATGTAGAGTCTGATGTCGCCTTCTATAGTTATACCAAGCAACAAAATCATTTATTATAAGATTTAAATCTCTGATACTATTTGGTCTATAATAATATATAGCTTCTTGCTTTAAAGTTCTCCATAAGCGCTCAACAAATATATTGTCGAAGCAACGTCCTTTATGGTCCATACTGATTTTAATATTAGCACGCTCTAATTCCATAATAAAGTTGTAGCTAGTAAACTGCACCCCCTGATCACTATTAAAAATCTCAGGTTTACCTTGTTTTAGAGCTTCTTTGAGAGTATAAAGGCAAAATCCAGCATCGAGATATGGTGATAATGAATGAGCAATAATATAGCGACTATACAAGTCCATTATTGCCACAAAATAGATAAACTTACCTTCTACCATAATATATGTTATATCAGTAGCCCATACCTGATTAACTCTACAAA contains:
- a CDS encoding IS630 family transposase (programmed frameshift), which produces MALRSKLLDEEVVKSAKEMLKKVRNNAYVSKKLNAVIAAKKYSITSVAKIYCISRKALTSWIKLLKFGREEKLFAPRSRRRKTKLNQAQLQQIEAWIEENPNITIKEMRIRIQEKFDLNISKSTVHRHMQKMKFSYITPRPVHNVQDKSKQEEFKKNLNEVIGKYPEKELFFFDESRFGTHSKVGHGWFKKGTRTRVKIKLGRHNFYLYSAVNPKNGESFSLFAPNVNTDCMNIFLEQMLQYLGTREAVLVMDCASWHKSKNLKVPKNIEIIYLPPYSPELNPVERLWLYIKQNILRNKIYSTIALLESTLCKFLTSLATSTIKQLCSVSYLTPQQ
- a CDS encoding enoyl-ACP reductase, which codes for MILQGKKGLITGIINKRSIAYGIAKTLSEHGAELAITYQNETIKEKLLPIANELNVELTLHCDVSNEETIDNAFEEIKKEWNTLDFLVHAIAFSDKNELNGKYVNTSLNNFINAMHISCYSFTALAQRAEKMMLNGGSLLTLSYYGAEKVMPNYNVMGLCKAALEASVKYIACDLGPQNVRVNAISAGPIRTLASSGISDFHSISEWNRSNSPLRRNVTIEDVGKAALYLLSDLSSGTTGEILHVDSGYNVVGMKIVD
- a CDS encoding reverse transcriptase/maturase family protein, which translates into the protein MDADISGCFDNIDHNALLEKLNTTPTLKRIIKGWLKAGIIEDRKFSPTKRGTIQGGIISPLLACVALYGLEQNIKEELKEELFQYAKKKYGRASRKQAQNSVSVITYADDFVVLHESEELVMKAKVLIEKWLKPVGLELKSSKTRIVHTLKSLNGEKPGFDFLGFSIRHYQTRQNKRGYK
- a CDS encoding group II intron maturase-specific domain-containing protein; its protein translation is MLSIKHKLKELQAAPQEAVIKELNPIIRGWSQYYTSVVSSKVFNLLRL